The following are from one region of the Methanooceanicella nereidis genome:
- a CDS encoding MBL fold metallo-hydrolase, with the protein MPVKTIKVIKQGSLPIDGFEEPDPRLMAFKNLAGVGGGSTVTYIESDVKIIVDTGFDFDTHMTDENVKQNKKNLTNALKSFGLKPSDIDILFITHWHLDHFGNYKLFRKSKILTYESAVDKCRIKVTGVKDGESIADGVRVMHTPGHTSDHASLLVETDRLRYSIPTSAGGRIVGIGELKIAVAGDAILSPIFYAMNKTWTNNRDFYSNEAAGESRNKLTEYADYIIPGHGNVFRNVIKDRDSQDT; encoded by the coding sequence ATGCCAGTAAAAACTATCAAGGTAATCAAGCAGGGAAGCCTGCCTATCGATGGATTTGAAGAGCCCGATCCTCGTTTAATGGCGTTCAAGAACCTCGCCGGGGTCGGAGGCGGCTCGACCGTGACGTACATTGAATCCGACGTAAAGATAATAGTCGACACGGGCTTTGATTTTGACACGCATATGACGGATGAGAACGTTAAGCAGAACAAGAAAAACCTTACCAATGCCTTAAAGAGCTTTGGCCTAAAACCGTCTGACATCGATATTCTTTTTATAACTCACTGGCACCTGGACCATTTCGGGAACTATAAGCTATTCCGAAAGAGCAAGATATTGACTTATGAATCTGCTGTGGATAAATGCAGGATAAAAGTTACCGGCGTAAAGGACGGGGAGTCTATCGCGGATGGCGTCAGGGTCATGCACACCCCCGGGCATACTTCTGATCATGCGTCGTTACTCGTCGAAACGGATAGGTTAAGGTATTCGATCCCGACCTCAGCGGGAGGCAGGATAGTCGGCATCGGAGAGCTAAAGATAGCAGTTGCCGGTGACGCGATCCTTTCGCCTATATTCTATGCCATGAATAAGACATGGACAAATAACAGGGACTTCTATTCGAATGAAGCGGCCGGGGAGAGCAGGAATAAGTTAACTGAGTATGCAGATTACATTATCCCCGGACACGGGAATGTATTCAGAAATGTGATCAAGGACAGGGACTCTCAAGATACCTGA
- a CDS encoding cell division protein FtsZ, translated as MLEQENIPEAELYDYFPKMIKVVGCGGAGNNIINYINSIGLFGADTYAVDTDKRHLDVIRAGKKFHIGSSLEAPEKRTPEFGKKAAEVSGYRLHEAFQGSKVVFLIAGMGGVTGTGSAPVVARLAREYGAHVIALVTLPFKEEKEKRELAEEGINEVLKNADTVVVMDYEKLPGYDPGIPKENAYFMMDELLAEKIRLMVEIVTKRSLSHIAIWDYKRFFERTGLGVMFLREYPMDGDLIGSLETALEFPMSEHDASGATKAYVVMTSTRNISFDESVKLMDGIKKVLPSGIDIIWGAEIKKDFEKKLGLLIILTGFKK; from the coding sequence ATGCTTGAACAAGAAAACATTCCTGAAGCCGAGCTTTATGACTATTTCCCGAAGATGATCAAGGTGGTCGGATGCGGAGGCGCCGGCAATAACATTATCAATTACATTAATAGCATCGGGCTATTCGGTGCGGATACCTATGCGGTCGATACCGATAAAAGACACCTGGATGTTATCCGGGCGGGTAAAAAATTCCATATAGGAAGCTCATTAGAAGCTCCGGAGAAAAGAACACCTGAATTCGGAAAAAAAGCCGCCGAGGTCTCCGGATATCGGCTTCATGAGGCTTTTCAGGGATCAAAAGTCGTTTTCCTGATAGCCGGCATGGGGGGAGTTACGGGGACCGGGAGCGCTCCGGTAGTAGCACGCCTTGCAAGAGAGTATGGCGCCCATGTCATAGCGCTCGTCACTTTACCGTTTAAGGAGGAAAAAGAAAAACGGGAACTGGCAGAGGAAGGCATTAACGAGGTATTGAAAAATGCCGACACTGTCGTTGTAATGGATTATGAAAAACTGCCGGGGTATGATCCGGGCATCCCGAAAGAGAATGCCTACTTCATGATGGATGAACTGCTGGCGGAAAAGATCCGGCTGATGGTGGAAATAGTGACAAAAAGGTCGTTGTCGCATATAGCCATATGGGATTATAAAAGATTCTTTGAACGGACCGGGCTTGGTGTCATGTTCCTGAGAGAATATCCCATGGACGGCGACCTGATTGGATCTCTGGAAACAGCCCTTGAATTCCCGATGTCAGAGCATGATGCCAGCGGCGCGACAAAGGCATATGTCGTCATGACTTCTACCAGGAACATATCTTTTGACGAATCAGTAAAGCTAATGGACGGGATAAAAAAAGTATTGCCTTCTGGCATAGATATAATATGGGGAGCAGAAATTAAAAAAGACTTCGAAAAAAAGCTCGGCCTGCTGATAATACTGACCGGATTCAAAAAATAA
- the thiC gene encoding phosphomethylpyrimidine synthase ThiC: MSFLEDAKKGIITDEMKAVAQAEGVTPEFVQRGVGNGHIVIPISPYRKVKVCGIGKGLRTKVNASIGTSSDIVDIENEIRKAIAAEEAGADTLMELSTGGDFADIRRRVCEATSLSVGSVPLYQAFIEAARKDGAVIHMKEDDLFRITEEQAKLGTNFMAIHTGINRITVERLKRQGRHGGLCSRGGAFMTAWMIHNDKENPLYSEFDYLLEILKKHEVTLSMGNGMRAGAVHDATDRAQIQELIMNAELADQAYNNGVQVIVEGPGHVPIDQIEANVVLMKQMSNHKPFYMLGPLVTDVAPGYDNIVAAVGASLSSAYGADFICYVTPAEHLALPNVEDVRTGVMSARIAAHIGDMVKYNKRDDDLAMAHARKNLDWNKMYEVALDPEYAKEIRASRMPEDKEACTMCGDYCALKIVRSTFNF; encoded by the coding sequence ATGAGTTTCCTTGAAGACGCAAAAAAAGGCATTATCACAGATGAGATGAAAGCTGTCGCACAGGCTGAAGGCGTAACGCCGGAGTTCGTACAAAGAGGCGTGGGCAACGGCCATATCGTCATACCCATTTCACCTTACAGGAAAGTAAAAGTTTGCGGGATAGGTAAAGGCCTCAGGACAAAGGTCAATGCGTCCATAGGGACATCTTCGGATATAGTAGACATCGAAAACGAGATCAGGAAGGCCATAGCTGCCGAAGAGGCGGGTGCCGATACCCTGATGGAATTATCTACCGGAGGAGATTTTGCCGATATCAGAAGGCGTGTCTGCGAAGCAACATCCCTGTCCGTAGGAAGCGTCCCGTTATACCAGGCGTTCATCGAGGCCGCAAGGAAGGATGGCGCAGTCATCCATATGAAAGAGGACGATCTTTTCCGTATAACAGAGGAACAGGCAAAGCTCGGGACGAACTTCATGGCGATCCATACGGGCATAAACCGGATCACAGTGGAGAGGCTTAAAAGGCAGGGAAGGCACGGAGGCCTGTGCAGCAGAGGAGGGGCTTTCATGACCGCCTGGATGATCCATAATGACAAAGAGAACCCGTTATACAGCGAATTCGATTATCTTCTCGAGATCCTCAAGAAGCATGAGGTCACGCTATCAATGGGTAACGGCATGAGGGCCGGTGCAGTCCATGACGCTACCGACCGCGCCCAGATACAGGAGCTTATCATGAACGCCGAGCTCGCCGATCAGGCATACAATAACGGTGTCCAGGTAATTGTAGAAGGCCCGGGCCACGTTCCGATAGACCAGATCGAGGCGAACGTCGTATTAATGAAACAGATGTCAAACCATAAGCCGTTTTACATGTTAGGGCCGCTTGTGACTGACGTCGCACCGGGTTATGATAATATAGTTGCAGCCGTAGGCGCTTCGTTATCCTCAGCCTACGGCGCTGATTTCATTTGCTACGTTACACCGGCGGAGCATCTTGCCCTGCCAAACGTAGAGGACGTCAGGACAGGAGTCATGTCCGCAAGGATAGCCGCGCATATTGGCGATATGGTCAAGTATAACAAAAGGGATGATGACCTGGCGATGGCGCATGCGCGTAAGAACCTTGACTGGAATAAAATGTATGAGGTCGCGCTTGACCCGGAGTACGCGAAAGAGATCAGGGCGAGCAGGATGCCCGAGGACAAAGAAGCGTGCACGATGTGCGGCGACTATTGTGCGTTGAAGATCGTACGCAGCACATTCAACTTCTAA
- the phoU gene encoding phosphate signaling complex protein PhoU: MTREYYFQQIKGLGNDLLKMGEDSLELLSLSIKALESRDVEMAKRVMERSGKISEMELELEHNCVEILALQQPMASDLRFITSTLKILTDLERLSRLAYDIGAIVVKIGDEPLLPEIKDIRRMYDLAESMMTDSIHAFVNRDLEMARNMGARDDEVDAMYDHVRRELIEEMIKDPKATDMASHLSFVSRYIERCADHACVIAARTVYMVTGERLKIR, translated from the coding sequence TTGACGAGAGAATATTATTTTCAGCAGATCAAAGGACTTGGAAACGATCTTCTAAAGATGGGAGAGGACTCTCTTGAGCTGCTATCTTTATCTATCAAAGCGCTGGAATCCCGGGATGTAGAGATGGCAAAGAGAGTCATGGAGAGAAGCGGTAAGATATCCGAAATGGAACTGGAGCTCGAGCATAATTGTGTCGAGATACTGGCTCTTCAGCAGCCCATGGCATCCGACCTCAGGTTCATTACGTCCACGCTTAAGATACTGACCGATCTTGAGCGCTTATCCCGGCTGGCATACGATATAGGCGCAATAGTTGTCAAGATAGGCGATGAGCCTTTACTTCCCGAGATAAAGGATATAAGGAGAATGTATGACCTGGCGGAAAGCATGATGACGGACAGCATTCATGCGTTCGTGAACAGGGATCTGGAGATGGCAAGGAACATGGGCGCCAGGGATGATGAGGTAGACGCAATGTATGACCATGTAAGAAGAGAGCTCATCGAGGAGATGATCAAGGACCCAAAGGCTACTGATATGGCCTCGCACCTTTCGTTCGTCTCCAGGTATATTGAGCGGTGCGCGGACCATGCATGCGTCATAGCGGCGCGTACCGTTTACATGGTGACCGGTGAAAGGCTCAAGATAAGGTAA
- the pstB gene encoding phosphate ABC transporter ATP-binding protein PstB translates to MEATGNILESKDINLFYGKTHALKDVTMGIPERSITAIIGPSGCGKSTFLRCLNRMNDLVPGVRITGSISYRGKNIYDKDVDVVGLRKSIGMVFQKPNPFPMSIYDNVAYGPRIHGIKDKKRLNEIVEKSLKQAFLWDEVGSRQQESAMSLSGGQQQRLCIARCLAVEPEIILMDEPCSALDPIATSKIEDLMRALKEKYTIVIVTHNMQQAARVSDRTAFFLMGDLIEYDATKKIFENPRDKRTEDYITGRFG, encoded by the coding sequence ATGGAAGCTACAGGCAATATCCTTGAGTCAAAGGACATTAACCTATTTTACGGAAAGACACATGCACTGAAAGACGTGACCATGGGGATACCGGAACGTAGCATTACGGCTATCATCGGCCCGTCGGGATGTGGAAAGTCGACTTTCCTCAGATGCCTGAACAGAATGAACGATCTTGTTCCAGGGGTCAGGATAACGGGAAGTATATCCTACCGGGGCAAGAACATTTACGACAAGGACGTGGACGTCGTAGGCTTGAGAAAGAGCATCGGCATGGTATTCCAGAAACCAAACCCGTTCCCGATGTCCATATATGATAATGTCGCCTACGGCCCAAGGATCCATGGCATCAAGGATAAAAAAAGGCTTAACGAGATCGTAGAGAAAAGCTTGAAACAGGCATTCCTGTGGGATGAGGTCGGAAGCAGGCAGCAGGAGTCGGCCATGAGCCTTTCCGGAGGGCAGCAGCAAAGATTATGTATAGCCCGCTGTCTCGCGGTAGAGCCTGAGATCATATTGATGGACGAGCCTTGCTCAGCCCTGGACCCGATAGCGACTTCAAAGATAGAGGATCTTATGAGAGCGCTTAAAGAAAAATACACGATAGTCATTGTCACGCACAACATGCAGCAGGCTGCGCGTGTGTCGGATAGGACGGCGTTCTTCCTGATGGGTGATCTGATCGAGTACGATGCGACGAAGAAAATATTCGAGAACCCCCGGGATAAGCGTACGGAAGATTATATAACGGGCAGGTTCGGATAA
- the pstA gene encoding phosphate ABC transporter permease PstA — MLPEKKKDRRYLYNNMGIAMLWMCGIITLLILLVVIGYILVNGIGAINWEFLTESPKKMGREGGIYPTIVGTIAVTLVAVIVATPLGVGAAIYMAEYAGENRITKIVRFGADSLAGIPSIIFGLFGYLFFVYTLKMGFSILAGGLTLALMALPIILRVSEEAVRVVPESYKHGSMALGASKWQTIRKVVLPAAFPGMITGVILGMGRAVGETAAVMLTAGTVAKVPTTLFDPVRTMTLHVYVLAMENLSMKNAYGTSAVLVLMILAITIISNMITRRYISKLGGKI, encoded by the coding sequence ATGTTGCCTGAAAAGAAAAAAGACCGGAGATACCTCTATAATAATATGGGCATAGCGATGCTCTGGATGTGCGGCATTATCACACTGTTAATACTCCTGGTCGTCATCGGTTACATACTGGTCAACGGTATTGGCGCGATAAACTGGGAATTCCTGACGGAATCCCCTAAAAAGATGGGGCGTGAAGGCGGGATCTATCCGACGATCGTGGGTACGATAGCAGTGACACTTGTAGCGGTCATTGTCGCCACGCCTCTTGGTGTCGGAGCGGCGATATACATGGCAGAATATGCCGGAGAAAACCGGATCACTAAGATAGTCAGGTTCGGTGCCGACAGTCTTGCCGGCATTCCTTCCATCATTTTCGGCCTGTTCGGTTACCTGTTCTTTGTATATACGTTAAAGATGGGCTTCTCGATACTGGCCGGTGGATTGACGCTGGCTCTGATGGCGCTGCCTATCATCCTGAGGGTATCCGAAGAGGCTGTACGTGTAGTGCCCGAATCCTATAAGCACGGGAGCATGGCGCTTGGAGCCAGCAAATGGCAGACTATAAGAAAGGTCGTACTGCCCGCAGCATTTCCCGGAATGATCACAGGCGTGATACTCGGCATGGGAAGGGCTGTAGGAGAGACCGCAGCCGTGATGCTTACTGCGGGTACCGTGGCAAAAGTCCCCACGACTCTATTCGATCCCGTCCGTACGATGACGCTTCACGTGTACGTCCTGGCGATGGAGAACCTTTCGATGAAGAACGCATACGGCACCTCGGCGGTGCTGGTATTGATGATACTGGCGATCACGATAATCAGTAACATGATCACAAGAAGATACATTTCAAAACTAGGCGGTAAAATATAA
- the pstC gene encoding phosphate ABC transporter permease subunit PstC: MKIIEKTIESSLLLCALSSIITIFLIIFYILTNGLPLLMKGGIIDFILGTVWMPPYQYGIFPMIIGTVAVTVLALILGFPLGLGCALLISEVAPPGVRNTIRPAIETLAGIPSVIYGFFGLIIIVPLIMNYLGAATGQSVLACGVILAIMILPTIISISEDAIRAVPRELRESSLALGATKWQMISGIVVPTAKSGIIASAVLGMGRAIGETMAVLMVSGNVAMIPDSILSPVEPLTAVIALEWGYAAGEHQQALFAVGAVLMVIIMALNIAIYVAYKKKSMGTRI; encoded by the coding sequence ATGAAGATCATCGAAAAAACAATCGAGTCGAGCCTTTTATTATGCGCTCTATCATCCATCATCACGATCTTTCTAATAATCTTCTATATTCTCACTAACGGCCTTCCATTGCTTATGAAAGGGGGCATTATAGATTTCATTTTAGGCACGGTCTGGATGCCGCCTTATCAATACGGCATATTTCCCATGATAATCGGGACTGTCGCAGTAACTGTCCTGGCGCTTATCCTGGGCTTTCCGCTGGGCCTCGGTTGCGCATTATTGATATCGGAGGTGGCCCCTCCGGGTGTCAGGAACACTATCAGGCCTGCGATCGAGACACTGGCAGGCATACCATCAGTCATATACGGGTTTTTCGGCCTTATCATAATCGTACCGCTGATCATGAACTATCTCGGAGCGGCGACAGGTCAAAGTGTGCTTGCATGCGGAGTCATTTTAGCTATCATGATATTGCCGACCATTATCAGCATATCCGAGGATGCGATCAGGGCTGTACCGCGTGAATTAAGAGAAAGCTCGCTAGCCCTTGGCGCGACAAAATGGCAGATGATATCGGGGATAGTCGTCCCCACTGCGAAATCGGGCATAATCGCAAGCGCCGTACTGGGAATGGGCAGGGCTATCGGAGAGACCATGGCTGTCCTGATGGTAAGCGGTAATGTGGCGATGATACCGGACTCCATCCTGAGCCCTGTGGAACCGCTCACTGCCGTGATCGCGCTGGAATGGGGCTATGCCGCCGGTGAGCACCAGCAGGCTCTATTCGCCGTAGGGGCTGTTTTGATGGTCATAATCATGGCGCTCAATATTGCCATATATGTCGCATATAAGAAAAAGTCAATGGGGACCCGGATATGA
- a CDS encoding phosphate ABC transporter substrate-binding protein gives MFNKKSVLAILAIAIISISAFALGCTQETPTATPTPAATGEPTLSGSIQVTGSTSVQPYADELALAFEEKYRGTRVLVSGIGSGPGIKATADGTCDMGMSSRELKAEEEAQDLKPHIIAYDGIAIIVNKANPVSDLTTDNIKEIFAGNITNWKDVGGNDAQIVVVTREAGSGTRGAFEELVMQKGSKANITMAAIQQGSNGQISTVIKGNTNAIGYISFGTLSDDVKALKVDGIAPSVGTIKDKTYSIQRPFLFVTKGNTAETNALVKAFLEFTLGSEGQAVLQEGNLVSPN, from the coding sequence ATGTTTAACAAGAAATCCGTATTAGCGATTCTAGCAATAGCGATCATAAGCATTAGCGCATTTGCGCTAGGCTGCACTCAGGAGACCCCGACTGCAACCCCAACTCCGGCAGCGACCGGCGAACCAACCTTATCCGGCTCGATACAGGTCACCGGTTCAACATCCGTACAGCCCTATGCGGATGAACTTGCGCTTGCGTTTGAAGAGAAATATAGGGGCACAAGGGTACTCGTATCGGGCATCGGCTCCGGTCCCGGTATCAAAGCGACCGCTGACGGCACCTGTGACATGGGCATGTCATCCAGGGAACTAAAGGCCGAGGAAGAGGCACAGGACCTTAAACCCCATATCATAGCTTACGACGGTATAGCGATCATCGTTAACAAGGCTAACCCGGTATCAGACCTGACCACAGATAATATCAAAGAGATATTTGCCGGCAACATCACTAACTGGAAGGACGTCGGCGGTAACGATGCACAGATAGTTGTGGTAACGAGAGAGGCGGGTTCCGGTACAAGGGGAGCCTTCGAGGAGCTTGTTATGCAAAAGGGCAGCAAGGCTAACATTACGATGGCTGCCATCCAGCAGGGCTCAAACGGTCAAATATCTACTGTGATCAAGGGCAACACTAACGCTATAGGTTACATCTCCTTCGGCACTCTGAGCGACGATGTAAAGGCCTTAAAGGTGGATGGCATCGCACCTTCGGTAGGGACCATTAAGGACAAGACCTACAGTATACAGAGGCCGTTCCTGTTCGTTACAAAAGGCAACACCGCAGAGACCAACGCTCTTGTAAAGGCTTTCCTCGAGTTCACTCTCGGCTCCGAAGGCCAGGCAGTATTACAGGAAGGAAATCTGGTATCACCAAATTAG
- a CDS encoding phosphate signaling complex PhoU family protein — protein METRKVQITGGTTLIVSLPKSWANKVNLKGGDEVSLVPQSDGSLSIRTKNAPEVHHSKTIYIENKDGDNLIREIIAAYIAGFTSIELKSAKILSRQRDTVRKTVNMLIGPEIIEETSDKIVLQDILNPAELSVKKSIKRMFMITSSMQENAITALKEKDFDLAKDVADRDSEVDKLYLLVSKQFRMVMRDISIADKFDMTMEEHLDLRLAAYPFERIGDHANKICNMVIQIGEMEVPQDVIDRIDEANKLCMKIVEDSMEALMKKNITLANSTFLRRTELTEKIRVIDESVLNLSSEVSMPIGIILDSLDRICDYGCNISEIAINSAVSTANSK, from the coding sequence ATGGAAACTCGTAAGGTTCAGATCACAGGCGGAACAACACTCATTGTATCTCTTCCCAAGTCATGGGCTAACAAGGTGAATTTAAAGGGTGGCGATGAAGTCTCTCTGGTGCCTCAGTCAGACGGCTCGCTATCGATACGCACCAAGAATGCGCCGGAAGTGCATCATTCCAAGACCATCTATATCGAGAATAAAGATGGCGATAACCTGATCAGGGAGATCATAGCAGCCTATATAGCCGGTTTCACTTCAATAGAGCTAAAATCTGCCAAGATCTTATCGAGACAGCGCGACACCGTCAGGAAGACCGTCAATATGCTGATCGGCCCTGAGATCATCGAGGAAACGTCCGATAAGATCGTGCTACAGGACATCCTTAATCCTGCCGAACTATCAGTTAAAAAGAGCATAAAAAGAATGTTCATGATAACAAGCTCCATGCAGGAGAACGCGATAACTGCCCTTAAGGAGAAGGACTTCGACCTCGCGAAGGACGTGGCGGACAGGGATAGCGAAGTGGATAAACTGTATCTTCTTGTCTCTAAACAGTTCCGGATGGTCATGAGGGATATATCCATAGCGGATAAATTCGATATGACCATGGAAGAGCACCTTGACCTGAGGCTTGCGGCATATCCTTTTGAGAGGATAGGGGACCACGCGAACAAGATATGCAACATGGTCATACAGATCGGGGAAATGGAAGTGCCGCAGGATGTCATCGACAGGATCGATGAAGCGAATAAGCTTTGTATGAAGATAGTCGAAGATTCGATGGAAGCGCTAATGAAGAAAAACATCACTCTTGCGAACTCGACCTTCCTGAGGCGTACCGAACTGACGGAAAAGATACGTGTCATAGACGAGTCCGTCCTGAACCTCAGCTCGGAAGTATCGATGCCTATCGGCATTATTCTCGACAGTCTGGACAGGATATGCGATTATGGCTGTAATATCTCCGAGATCGCTATAAACTCTGCCGTATCGACGGCCAACTCTAAATAG
- a CDS encoding 23S rRNA (uridine(2552)-2'-O)-methyltransferase, translating to MPAKKRDFFYNKAKQMGYRSRASFKLQYINERYEIIKEGDTVVDLGAAPGGWLQVAKEISGGTVIGVDLQKIEPIEGVTTIKGDMTAPATQEKIFALVDRVDAVICDAAPNVSGNWALDHGRSIDLGKVALDVAAKLLSPGGNFVVKIFQGDMYDMYLNLVRKNFAFVTSYKSEASRKQSAEIYVIGKGFLTAPVKKGQVMEVVIEDVGKSGDGIARVEDFVIFVKDARKGQKAKIKIDDVKEKFAFAKVLSE from the coding sequence ATGCCAGCTAAAAAGAGAGACTTCTTTTATAATAAGGCCAAGCAAATGGGATACCGTTCGAGAGCCTCATTCAAATTACAATACATAAATGAAAGATATGAGATCATCAAGGAAGGGGACACCGTCGTAGATCTGGGAGCCGCCCCAGGAGGATGGTTACAGGTAGCAAAAGAGATCTCCGGCGGGACAGTGATCGGCGTCGACCTGCAAAAGATAGAGCCCATTGAAGGAGTTACAACTATCAAAGGAGACATGACAGCACCCGCGACACAGGAGAAGATATTCGCGCTCGTGGACAGGGTAGACGCGGTCATATGCGATGCCGCCCCCAACGTTTCCGGAAACTGGGCGCTTGACCATGGCAGGTCAATAGACCTCGGAAAAGTCGCGCTTGATGTAGCGGCTAAGCTATTATCGCCGGGCGGTAATTTTGTCGTCAAGATATTTCAGGGGGACATGTACGACATGTACCTGAATCTTGTTAGAAAGAACTTCGCATTCGTGACATCATACAAATCCGAAGCCTCTAGAAAACAAAGCGCAGAGATTTACGTTATTGGAAAAGGCTTCCTGACGGCGCCTGTGAAAAAAGGTCAGGTAATGGAAGTAGTGATCGAGGATGTTGGCAAGTCCGGAGACGGTATCGCAAGAGTGGAAGATTTTGTTATCTTCGTAAAAGACGCTAGGAAAGGGCAAAAAGCGAAAATTAAGATTGACGACGTTAAGGAAAAATTCGCTTTTGCGAAGGTACTATCGGAATGA
- a CDS encoding DedA family protein, giving the protein MVLFEFLSLYITDIITQIGYLGIVFLMTLESACMPVPSEIVMPFGGFAAQRGDLDFFLVGLAGSVGCLIGSVLSYAVGYYGGRPILEKYGKYVLISSDKMVIADRWFERYGGKAVFIARLLPVIRTFISLPAGIARMDFKKFSVYSFVGSIPWCYALAYAGILLGENWKRLEDYWIYLDIAIVLGVVLFVLYAGYKAFYKKESMDAIMGTR; this is encoded by the coding sequence TTGGTCTTATTCGAATTCTTATCACTTTATATCACTGACATTATTACGCAGATCGGCTATCTTGGCATAGTGTTCCTGATGACGCTGGAAAGCGCATGTATGCCCGTCCCGAGCGAGATCGTAATGCCTTTTGGTGGGTTCGCCGCACAAAGGGGCGACCTGGACTTTTTCCTTGTCGGGCTTGCAGGAAGCGTCGGGTGTCTTATCGGGTCGGTGTTATCCTATGCCGTGGGATACTATGGCGGCAGGCCGATCCTGGAAAAATACGGGAAGTATGTCCTCATTTCTAGTGATAAGATGGTCATTGCTGACAGATGGTTCGAGAGATACGGCGGCAAGGCCGTTTTCATTGCGAGGCTATTGCCCGTCATACGCACTTTCATCTCTCTTCCGGCTGGCATAGCAAGAATGGACTTTAAAAAATTTTCCGTTTATTCATTTGTCGGATCGATACCCTGGTGCTACGCTTTAGCCTATGCGGGAATACTTCTTGGCGAAAACTGGAAGAGGCTGGAAGACTACTGGATATATCTTGATATAGCCATTGTCCTGGGTGTCGTGCTGTTCGTTCTATACGCTGGCTATAAAGCGTTCTATAAAAAAGAAAGCATGGATGCCATTATGGGGACAAGATAA
- the mch gene encoding methenyltetrahydromethanopterin cyclohydrolase encodes MISINDNVTRYIDEILDREEELNVKSYYLENQATVIDCGVNAVGSIGAGILYAMVSLGGFGKISMVPGIIDDYYLHFSQVYIDSPYLACLGSQKPAWKLKIEGYTGTAFGPARAISQKPKALYSAIDYTDDSETAIINIESQALPGEKEIDFIAKQCSTDPECVVALVAKPNSIAGSIVNSTRTVEWVLNRLYQLGYDTRNITSASSATPIAPVMSGEQESMGVSFDSIAYYGMAFLYAKCQDERFKDAVSASSKNYGKGFLSIMKESQGDYSKVDPAMFTTARLTVNGLEDGITKGYGKLNPSMLMTSYGLKNI; translated from the coding sequence ATGATCTCCATAAACGATAACGTGACAAGGTATATTGATGAGATACTTGACAGGGAAGAAGAGCTGAACGTAAAGTCATATTATCTTGAGAACCAGGCCACGGTCATCGATTGTGGAGTCAATGCGGTCGGCAGCATAGGCGCCGGCATACTATATGCAATGGTAAGCCTGGGCGGCTTCGGCAAAATATCAATGGTCCCGGGCATCATCGATGACTATTACCTGCATTTCTCGCAAGTCTACATAGACAGCCCATACCTTGCGTGCCTGGGGTCCCAGAAGCCTGCGTGGAAATTAAAGATAGAAGGCTACACCGGCACGGCTTTTGGTCCGGCAAGAGCGATATCCCAAAAGCCTAAGGCGTTATATTCGGCGATAGATTATACTGATGATTCCGAGACGGCCATCATAAACATCGAATCACAGGCTTTGCCGGGAGAGAAAGAGATAGATTTCATAGCAAAGCAATGCTCGACAGACCCGGAATGTGTAGTGGCGCTGGTTGCTAAGCCCAACTCAATAGCAGGCTCGATCGTTAACAGCACGCGCACCGTGGAATGGGTATTGAACAGGCTGTACCAGCTGGGATATGATACGAGAAATATCACGTCAGCTTCAAGCGCCACGCCTATCGCCCCGGTAATGAGCGGCGAGCAGGAATCAATGGGCGTATCCTTCGACAGCATTGCATATTACGGTATGGCATTTTTATATGCAAAATGCCAGGATGAACGTTTCAAAGACGCGGTCTCAGCGTCATCAAAGAACTACGGTAAGGGCTTTTTATCGATAATGAAAGAATCGCAGGGAGATTACTCGAAGGTCGATCCGGCGATGTTCACAACGGCCAGGCTCACGGTCAACGGCCTTGAGGACGGTATCACGAAAGGATATGGTAAACTGAACCCGTCAATGCTGATGACCTCATATGGCTTGAAGAATATTTAA